The window CATCAGCTCAAGCACCATGGTGTCGAGCACATCGCGGTACTCGACCAGGATCTCCCAGGCCTCGTCGTGAGCCAGCTCGATGAGGGCGCGGACCTCGCTGTCGATCTCGGCGGCGATCGAGTCCGAGTAGTCCCGCTCGTGACCCATGGTCCGGCCGAGGAACGGCTCGTCGCCGTTGGTGCCGTACTTGACGGCGCCGAGCTTGGCGCTCATGCCGTACTGGGTGACCATGGCCCGGGCCAACGCGCTGGCCTTCTCGATGTCGTTGCCGGCGCCGGTGGTGGGCTCGTGGAAGACCAGTTCCTCGGCGGCCCGGCCACCGAGGGCGTACGCCAGGGTGTCGATCATCTCGGCGCGGGTCTGGGTGTACTTGTCCTCGGTGGGCAGCACCAGGGTGTGGCCCAGCGACCGACCCCGGGACAGGATGGTCACCTTGTGCACCGGGGCGGCGTGCGGCAGAGCCCAGGCCACCAGGGCGTGACCGCCCTCGTGGTAGGCGGTGATCTTCTTTTCCTTGTCGCCCATCACCCGGGTCCGCCGCTGCGGGCCGGCGACCACCCGGTCGATCGACTCCTCCAGGGCTTCGTTGGTGATCGCCCGGGCGTCCTGCCGGGCGGTGAGCAGCGCCGCCTCGTTGATCACGTTGGCCAGGTCTGCGCCGCTGAATCCGGGGGTACGCCGGGCCACCGCGTCCAGGTCGACGTCCGGGGCGAACGGCTTGCCGCGGGCGTGCACCCGCAGGATCGCCTTGCGGCCCTCCATGTCCGGGGCGTCGACCGGGATCTGCCGGTCGAACCGGCCGGGGCGCAGCAACGCCGGGTCGAGGATGTCGGGCCGGTTGGTGGCGGCGATCAGGATCACGCCGCCCTTGGTGTCGAAGCCGTCCATCTCGACCAGCAACTGGTTGAGGGTCTGCTCCCGCTCGTCGTGGCCGCCGCCCATGCCGGCGCCACGGTGCCGGCCGACCGCGTCGATCTCGTCGACGAAGACGATCGCCGGGGCGTTCGCCTTGGCCTGTTCGAACAGGTCACGGACCCGGCTGGCGCCAACGCCGACGAACATCTCGACGAAGTCGGACCCGGAGATCGAGTAGAACGGCACACCGGCCTCGCCGGCCACCGCCCGGGCGAGCAGGGTCTTACCGGTGCCGGGTGGGCCGAACAGCAGCACGCCCTTGGGGATCTTGGCACCGAGGGCCTGGTACTTCGCCGGGTTCTGCAGGAAGTCCTTGATCTCCTGCAGCTCCTCGACGGCCTCCTCGGAGCCGGCCACGTCGGCGAAGGTGGTCTTCGGGGTGTCCTTGGTGATCACCTTCGCCTTGGACTTGCCGAAGTTGAGCACCCGGGACCCGCCGCCCTGCATCTGCGACATGAACAGCAGCAGCAGGATCACCAGGATGGCGATCGGCAGCAGGTTGACCAGCAGGGTGATGAAGATGCTGTCCGACGAGACCTCGGCCTCGGCCGGGCCGGTGACCCGGCCGGCCTCCTTGGCGGCCAGCACGTCGGTCCAGATCTCGTCGCCGACCTCGTACGGGAACTGGGCCTCGATCCGGTCGGTCTCGGTGTCGCCGAACTCTTCCGGCTCTGCGAGGTCGAGCCGGAGCGTCTGCTCCCGGTCCTGGAATATCGCCTTGTCGATGCCGCCCTGCTCCAGCCGCTCCAGCGCCACCGAGGTATCCACCTTGTGGTAGCTGGGGCCGTTGGTGAAGAACGAGCTGAGCGCTATCGCACCGATGATCACCAGGATGATCCAGACCACCGGCCGGCGGAAGAAACGCGTACGTTCCATACGTATGTCGAGCGCCGCAGCGCCCGGACCCTCCTGATCGACGTTCTGACCGTCTGGTTAGCCACTCCGGGGCGCCAACCGAGCGCCACGGTCATTCGAAGGTACACCGTGGTGACGAGGTACGCGTCCGCGAGCCCGGTCGACCCGCGCTCCGTCCGCTGGTCCCACGTCGGCGCGTTCAGCTGACCCGCACCACCGCATACCGTAGCGCTGTTTCCTGGGAGTGGCCTGGACGTCCCGGGGAGTTTCCCGACGGCTGACACACCAGCGGCGGTCAGCCGCGGGCGTACACCTCGGGCTTGAGCACCCCGACGTAGGGCAGCTCGCGGTACCGCTCGGCGAAGTCCAGGCCGTAGCCGACCACGAATTCGGTGGGGATGTCGAAGCCGACGTACCGCACCGGGACCTGCACCTTGATCGCCTCGGGCTTGCGGAACAGCGCGACCACCTCCACGCTCGCCGCCGACCTGGACGCCAGGTACTTCAGCAGCCAGGACAGGGTCAGCCCGGAGTCGATGATGTCCTCGACCACCACCACGTGCCGACCGGCGATGTCCCGCTCCAGGTCCTTGAGGATGCGGACCACGCCGGAGGAGGTGGTGCCCTGCCCGTAGGAGGAGACGGCCATGAACTCCAACTCGACGGGAGGGCCCTGCCGGCCGAGCTCACGGGCGAAGTCGGCCATGAACATGACCGCCCCCTTGAGCACGCAGACCAGCAGCAGCCCGCCCGTCACGTCGGCGTAGTCGGTGGCGATCTGCTTGGCGAGTTCCGCGGTCTTGTCGCGGATCTGTTCCTCGGAAATGATCACGTGGTCGATGTCGGCGTCGTACCAGGAGCCGTCAGCCATGCGCTAAGCCTGCCCCATCCGGCCGGCCGACCGACACCGGGGCCGGCGGATGACCACGTGGCGCCGGTGGGTGACGGTGGGTCCAGCCGACGGTCACCGGGGCCGGCGGTCACCGTCCCGACTCGGCCGCCAGTCGGCCGAGTCACGGCTGTCCTGGGTGAGGCCGGCCGCCGAGGCGGCGGCGAGCAGCAGGATGATCGATACGACGATGAGAAGTTCCATGGCGGCAGCCACCTTCACGCTGGTCCTGACAGGGGTTCACCCTGGTCCTGACGGGTGTGTTCACCCTGGTCCTGATGGGTGTGCCGCCGGTGCGCACCGGACGTCGACACCAAGTCTGCGCGCCGGCCTACCGAGCGAACAGTGGCAGAGATGCCACTGTTCATCGAAATCCTGCCACCAGTGGGCTAGACTCGTCGCATGCTCCGTACCGTCGCGGTGATCGCGCTCGACGGCGTCGCCCCGTTCGAGCTCGGGGTGGTCTGCGAGGTCTTCGGGCTGGACCGCACCGCGGACGGCTTCCCCGGATACCGCTTCGACGTCTGCACCGTCGATGGCGGCCCGGTCCGCACCAGCTCCGGCTTCTCCCTGCTACCCACCGCCGACCTGCGTCCGGTCGCCGACGCCGACCTGGTCGTCGTGCCGGCGGCCAGCTTCCACGACGCCGTCGCCGCACCGGTGCTCGACGCGTTGCGCGCCGCCGACCGCCGCGGCGCCACCCTGCTCAGCGTCTGCTCCGGCGCATTCGTGCTCGGCGCCGCCGGCCTGCTCGACGGCCGGGAATGCACCACCCACTGGCGGTACGCCGACGA is drawn from Micromonospora sp. Llam0 and contains these coding sequences:
- the ftsH gene encoding ATP-dependent zinc metalloprotease FtsH, translating into MERTRFFRRPVVWIILVIIGAIALSSFFTNGPSYHKVDTSVALERLEQGGIDKAIFQDREQTLRLDLAEPEEFGDTETDRIEAQFPYEVGDEIWTDVLAAKEAGRVTGPAEAEVSSDSIFITLLVNLLPIAILVILLLLFMSQMQGGGSRVLNFGKSKAKVITKDTPKTTFADVAGSEEAVEELQEIKDFLQNPAKYQALGAKIPKGVLLFGPPGTGKTLLARAVAGEAGVPFYSISGSDFVEMFVGVGASRVRDLFEQAKANAPAIVFVDEIDAVGRHRGAGMGGGHDEREQTLNQLLVEMDGFDTKGGVILIAATNRPDILDPALLRPGRFDRQIPVDAPDMEGRKAILRVHARGKPFAPDVDLDAVARRTPGFSGADLANVINEAALLTARQDARAITNEALEESIDRVVAGPQRRTRVMGDKEKKITAYHEGGHALVAWALPHAAPVHKVTILSRGRSLGHTLVLPTEDKYTQTRAEMIDTLAYALGGRAAEELVFHEPTTGAGNDIEKASALARAMVTQYGMSAKLGAVKYGTNGDEPFLGRTMGHERDYSDSIAAEIDSEVRALIELAHDEAWEILVEYRDVLDTMVLELMEKETISQSDMARICERVVKRPPMAPFNGFGKRQPSTEPPVLTPAEKENLGRQAVADGAQAVFGGGMSANSDGTS
- the hpt gene encoding hypoxanthine phosphoribosyltransferase, which codes for MADGSWYDADIDHVIISEEQIRDKTAELAKQIATDYADVTGGLLLVCVLKGAVMFMADFARELGRQGPPVELEFMAVSSYGQGTTSSGVVRILKDLERDIAGRHVVVVEDIIDSGLTLSWLLKYLASRSAASVEVVALFRKPEAIKVQVPVRYVGFDIPTEFVVGYGLDFAERYRELPYVGVLKPEVYARG